From a single Micromonospora carbonacea genomic region:
- the lexA gene encoding transcriptional repressor LexA — protein sequence MTEDRASRPKNPQQSTEAGPPATRRPRAARSRAAQPAVRPVTPMVSSFPDPATVDLTARQRRILEFIRTWVERHGYPPSVREIGEAVGLVSPSSVAYQLKELEKKGFLRRDPNRPRAVDVRAPADTLDDEASRSQRPAPAYVPMLGRIAAGGPILAEQAVEDVFPLPRELVGEGEVFMLQVKGDSMLDAAICDGDWVVVRQQPTAEAGDIVAAMLDGEATVKTYRRRDGHVWLMPQNPAFDPIPGDDATIMGRVVAVLRRI from the coding sequence GTGACCGAGGACCGGGCCAGCCGGCCGAAGAACCCGCAGCAGAGCACCGAGGCGGGTCCGCCGGCCACCCGACGCCCCCGCGCCGCGCGCAGCCGGGCCGCCCAGCCGGCCGTGCGCCCGGTCACCCCGATGGTCAGCAGCTTCCCCGACCCGGCCACGGTCGACCTGACCGCCCGGCAGCGCCGCATCCTGGAGTTCATCCGCACCTGGGTCGAGCGGCACGGCTACCCGCCGAGCGTGCGGGAGATCGGCGAGGCCGTCGGCCTGGTCTCCCCGTCCAGCGTCGCCTACCAGCTCAAGGAGCTGGAGAAGAAGGGCTTCCTGCGGCGCGACCCGAACCGGCCGCGCGCGGTGGACGTCCGGGCTCCCGCCGACACCCTCGACGACGAGGCGAGCCGCTCGCAGCGCCCCGCACCGGCGTACGTGCCGATGCTCGGCCGGATCGCCGCCGGTGGCCCCATCCTCGCCGAGCAGGCGGTGGAGGACGTCTTCCCCCTCCCCCGCGAGCTGGTGGGCGAGGGCGAGGTCTTCATGCTCCAGGTCAAGGGCGACTCGATGCTCGACGCGGCGATCTGCGACGGCGACTGGGTGGTGGTGCGGCAGCAGCCGACCGCCGAGGCCGGCGACATCGTCGCCGCGATGCTCGACGGCGAGGCGACCGTGAAGACCTACCGCCGCCGTGACGGCCACGTCTGGCTGATGCCGCAGAACCCGGCCTTCGACCCGATCCCGGGCGACGACGCCACCATCATGGGTCGGGTCGTCGCGGTCCTGCGCCGCATCTGA
- the hflX gene encoding GTPase HflX, translating into MRNQETYVPLMDDELEATTGEFELSERQALRRVPGLSTELTDVTEVEYRQLRLERVVLVGVWTEGTQTDAENSLTELAQLAETAGSQVLEGLIQRRSRPDPATYIGRGKVDDLGAAVLASGADTVICDGELSPSQLRNLEQRTKVKVVDRTALILDIFAQHAKSKEGRAQVELAQLEYLLPRLRGWGETLSRQTGGSGRGGGAGGGVGVRGPGETKLETDRRRIRHRIARLRREIKAMRTVRQTKRARRSRNAVPAVAIAGYTNAGKSSLLNRLTGAGVLVEDALFATLDPTTRKATAPDGRIYTLSDTVGFVRHLPHQIVEAFRSTLEEVADADLVVHVVDGAHPDPEEQVRAVREVLAEVGADRLPELLVVNKTDAADEETLLRLKRLWPDAVFASARSGRGIDEVRAAIETRLPSPAVEVRAVLPYDRGALVARVHRQGEVLSSAHLPEGTMLHVRVDEALAAELAPYAADEERVAAAR; encoded by the coding sequence TTGCGCAACCAGGAGACCTACGTACCCCTCATGGACGACGAGCTCGAGGCGACCACCGGGGAGTTCGAGCTGTCGGAGCGGCAGGCGCTGCGGCGGGTCCCTGGCCTCTCCACCGAGCTCACCGACGTCACCGAGGTCGAATACCGCCAGCTCCGGCTGGAGCGGGTCGTGCTCGTCGGGGTCTGGACCGAGGGCACGCAGACCGACGCCGAGAACTCCCTCACCGAGCTGGCGCAGCTCGCCGAGACGGCCGGCTCGCAGGTCCTCGAAGGGCTGATCCAGCGCCGCAGCCGCCCCGACCCCGCCACCTACATCGGCCGGGGCAAGGTCGACGACCTCGGCGCGGCGGTGCTCGCCAGCGGCGCCGACACCGTGATCTGCGACGGTGAGCTGTCCCCGTCCCAGCTGCGCAACCTGGAGCAGCGCACCAAGGTCAAGGTGGTCGACCGCACCGCCCTGATCCTCGACATCTTCGCCCAGCACGCCAAGAGCAAGGAGGGCCGGGCGCAGGTCGAGCTGGCCCAGCTCGAATACCTGCTGCCCCGGCTGCGCGGCTGGGGCGAGACGCTGTCCCGCCAGACCGGTGGCTCCGGCCGCGGCGGCGGCGCGGGCGGCGGCGTCGGCGTCCGCGGCCCCGGTGAGACCAAGCTGGAGACCGACCGGCGGCGCATCCGGCACCGCATCGCCCGGCTGCGCCGCGAGATCAAGGCCATGCGCACCGTACGCCAGACCAAGCGCGCCCGCCGGTCCCGCAACGCGGTGCCCGCCGTGGCGATCGCCGGCTACACCAACGCCGGCAAGTCCAGCCTGCTCAACCGCCTGACCGGTGCCGGCGTGCTGGTGGAGGACGCCCTGTTCGCCACGCTGGACCCGACCACCCGCAAGGCCACCGCGCCCGACGGGCGCATCTACACCCTGTCCGACACCGTCGGCTTCGTCCGGCACCTGCCGCACCAGATCGTCGAGGCGTTCCGCTCGACGCTGGAGGAGGTCGCCGACGCCGACCTGGTGGTGCACGTCGTCGATGGCGCCCACCCGGACCCGGAGGAGCAGGTCCGGGCGGTCCGCGAGGTGCTCGCCGAGGTGGGCGCGGACCGGCTGCCCGAGCTGCTGGTGGTCAACAAGACCGACGCGGCCGACGAGGAGACGCTGCTGCGCCTCAAGCGGCTCTGGCCCGACGCCGTGTTCGCCTCGGCCCGCTCCGGGCGGGGGATCGACGAGGTGCGGGCCGCCATCGAGACGCGGCTGCCCAGCCCCGCCGTGGAGGTCCGGGCCGTGCTGCCGTACGACCGGGGGGCCCTGGTCGCCCGGGTGCACCGGCAGGGCGAGGTGCTCAGCTCCGCCCACCTGCCGGAGGGCACGATGCTGCACGTGCGGGTCGACGAGGCGCTCGCCGCCGAGCTGGCGCCGTACGCCGCCGACGAGGAGCGGGTCGCCGCCGCCCGGTGA